The DNA sequence AGCAGCTCCCGGCCGGGACCCGGGCGGTCGCGGTCGTCGAGGTCGCCGGACCGGAGGAGGAGCAGGAGCTCCCCGGCGCCGAGGTGCACTGGGTGCACCGCGGCGCGGGCACCCTGCTCGACGCGGTGCGCGCGGTGGAGCTCCCGGCGACCGCGGCGGAGCCGGTGTTCGCCTGGGTCGCCGGTGAGGCGTCGGCGGTGCGGGCGGTCCGCCGCCACCTGGTCGGCGAGCGCGGGCTCGACAAGGCCCGGGTCGCGTTCACCGGGTACTGGCGGCGCGACCTGACCCAGGACGACGCGCCGACCGAACAGGACATGGCGGACGTGGCCGAGCAGATGCCCGTCACCTCCTGACGGCCTCCGTCGGGCCCTCCGTGGGCGTGGCGGCCCACCGCTGCTCGACCCGGCCGAACCGCCAGACCGGAGCGCCACCAGCCAGGCGACGACGAAGAGGCCGACGATTCGTAGCCGGCGTCGTCGAGGGGGATGTCGGCGACCGCGACCAGCGGCGCGGACGTGGTCCCGGTCTCCTGCACCAGCACGCTCACGAGCTCGATGGTGCCGATGACCAGCGCGACGGCGACGGACAGCGCCGTGATGGTGATGTTGTAGTAGACCTTGCGCACCGGCCGGGCGAAGGCCCAGCCGTAGGCGACGTTCATGAAGACGCCGTCGACGGTGTGGAGCAGGCTCATCCCGGCCGCGAACAGCACCGGCAGCACGAGGATCGCGTAGAACGGCAGGGCGAACGCGGCGGCGCCGCCCGGCCAGCACGAGCAGCGTCACCTCGGTCGCGGTGTCGAAGCCGAGCCCGAACAGGAAGCCGATCGGGTAGATGTGCCATGGCTTGCGCACCGACCGGGCCAGCCCACCGAGGAAGCGGTTCATCAGGCCCCGCTCGGCGAGGTGCTCCTCCAGCTCGGCCTCGCTGTACTCGCCGCGCCGCATCCGCCGGAACACCCCGACGATCCCGACCAGCACGACCAGGTTGAGCAGCCCGATGATCCACAGGAACACCCCGGACACCGACGACCCGAAGATCCCGGTGACGGCGTGCAGGGTCGAATCGTCGTCGCCGACCTGTCCGGAGAGTGCCCGGAAGATCCCTCACCTTGCGGGTAGGTCGGCCTGAACGCATGAGCGGACGGACCGACGTCGGCCGGTCCGTCCGCTACACCGTCAGTCCCAGTCCAGTGAGCCCCCGGTGCGGTACTCGGTCACCCGCGTCTCGAAGAAGTTCTTCTCCTTGCGCAGGTCCATCGCCTCGCTCATCCACGGGAACGGGTTCTCCGGCTCCCCGAACAGCGGGGCGAGCCCGATCTGCTCGGCCCGCCGGTCGGTGATGAACCGCAGGTACCGCTCGCAGGACTCGGCGGTGAGCCCGAGCATCCCGCGGGGCATGGTGTCGCGGGCGTAGGCGACCTCCAGCTCGCAGGCCTCCCACAGCATCGTCCGGATCTCCGCGACGAAGCCCGCGGTCCACAGGTGCGGGTTCTCGATCTTGATCTGGTTGATGCAGTCGATGCCGAAGTTCAGGTGGATCGACTCGTCGCGCAGGATGTACTGGTACTGCTCGGCGATGCCCACCATCTTGTTGCGCCGGCCGAGCGCGAGGATCTGGGCGAACCCGGTGTAGAACCACATGCCCTCGAACACCACGTAGAAGGCGACCAGATCGCGCAGGAACGCGCGGTCGTTCTCCGGGGTGCCGGTGCGGAAGTCCGGGTCGGACAGCGCCTGGGTGTAGCGCAGCGCCCAGGCGTCCTTTTCCGTGATCGACGGGACGGTCCGGTAGGCGTTGAACAGCTCGCCCTCGTCGAGCCCGAGCGACTCGCACACGTACTGGAACGTGTGGGTGTGCACCGCCTCCTCGAACGACTGCCGCAGCAGGTACTGCCGGCACTCGGGGTTGGTGAGGTGGCGGTAGACGGCGAGCACGATGTTGTTCGCGACCAGCGACTCGGCGGTGGCGAAGAAGCCGAGGTTGCGGGTGAGCATCAGGCGCTCGTCGTCGGTGAGGCCGCCGGGGGAGCGCCACAGTGCGATGTCGGCCTGCATGGCGACCTCGGTCGGCATCCAGTGGTTGGCGCAGCCGGCCAGGTACTTCTCCCAGGCCCAGGTGTACTTGAGCGGCAGGAGCTGGTTGACGTCGGCCCGCGCGTTGATCATGCGCTTGTCGTCGGCGTCGATCGGGGCGGCGCCGCGGGCGATCTCGCCGAGCCCGCTGGTGTCGGCGCCCGTGTGCCGGTCGGTGGTCGGGGTGCTCACTGGCAGGCCTCGCAGTCGGGGTCGTCGACCGAGCAGGCGGCGCCCGGGTCGAGATCGGGGGCGGTGACGGGGACCGCGGGCACGGTCGCCGCGGGCGACGGCGCCGGGGCCGCCGAGGCCGGGGCGGCCGCGGGGGTGCTGGGCACGCCGGTCAGTCGGCCGTCGGTGCCGGTGAGGGTGGACTTCTCGACGGCCGTCGCCGCGCGGGTGCGCAGGTAGTAGGTGGTCTTGAGGCCCGAACGCCAGGCCAGGCGGTAGAGCTCGTCCAGGGCGCGGCCGCTGGGGAGGCCAGGTAGAGGTTCAGCGACTGGGCCTGGTCGAGCCACTTCTGCCGGCGCGACGCCGCGGCCACGAGCCGGCTCGGCTCGATCTCGAACGCGGTCGCGTAGAGCTCCTTCAGGTCGGCGGGGACCCGGTCGATCTCGGCCAGCGACCCGTCGAAGTACTTCAGGTCGGCGACCATCACCTCGTCCCACAGCCCGCGCTCCTTGAGGTCGCGGACCAGGTGCGGGTTGATCACGGTGAAGTCGCCGGACATGTTGGACTTCACGTACAGGTTGAGGTGGATCGGCTCGATCGACTGCCCGACCCCGCAGATGTTCGAGATCGTCGCCGTCGGGGCGATCGCGAGCACGTTGGAGTTGCGCATCCCCTGGGTGCGGACCTTCTCCCGCAGCGTGTCCCAGTCCAGCGTGGACGACCGGTCGATATCGAGCTCGCCCTCGCCGCGGGCCGCGGCCAGCAGGTCGAGCGAGTCCAGCGGCAGGATCCCGCGGCTCCACAGCGACCCGTCGAAGCTGGCGTAGCGGCCGCGCTCGGCCGCCAGGTCCGACGACGCGGTGATCGCGTGGAAGCTCAGGAGCTCGGCCGAGGTGTCGGCGAACTCGACGGCCGCGCCGCTCGCGGGGGCGATGCGCTGGACGAACAGCGCGTCGGAGAAGCCCATCATGCCCAGGCCGACCGGGCGGTGGCGCAGGTTGGACCGGCGGGCCTCGGGGATCGTGTAGAAGTTGATGTCCACGACGTTGTCGAGCATCCGCACCGCGGTCGTCACCGTGCGGCGGAGCTTGTCCGCGTCGAGCCCGTCGCGCGTGACGTGCGCGGCGAGGTTCACCGAGCCGAGGTTGCAGACAGCGACCTCGCCCTCGTCGCCGGCGCGGGTGTTGAGGGTGATCTCGGTGCACAGGTTCGACGAGTGCACCACCCCCGCGTGCTGCTGCGGGCTGCGCAGGTTGCACGGGTCCTTGAACGTGATCCACGGGTGCCCGGTCTCGAACAGCATGGTCAGCATCCGCCGCCACAGCTCGACCGCGCGCACCGTGCGGTGCACCCGGATCTCGCCGCGTGCCGCGGCCGCCTCGTACTCGCGGTACCGCTGCGCGAACGCGGTGCCGTAGAGGTCGTGCAGGTCGGGCACCTCGTCCGGGGAGAACAGGGTCCACTCGGCGTCGGCCTGCACGCGGCGCAGGAACTCGTCGGGCACCCAGTTCGCGGTGTTCATGTCGTGGGTCCGGCGACGGTCGTCGCCGGTGTTCTTGCGCAGGTCGAGGAACTCCTCGATGTCGACGTGCCAGGTCTCCAGATAGGCACACGCCGCGCCCTTGCGCTTGCCGCCCTGGTTCACCGCGACGGCCGTGTCCCCGGCGATCTTGAGGAACGGCACCACCCCCTGGGAGACGCCGTTGGTGCCGCGGATGTGCGCGCCGAGGCCGCGGACCGGGGTCCAGTCGTTGCCGAGCCCGCCGGAGTACTTGGCCAGCAGCGCGTTGTTCCGGTAGCCGCCGAAGATCGACTCCAGGTCGTCGTCGACGGTGGTGAGGAAGCACGACGACAGCTGCGGCCGGGTGGTGCCGGAGTTGAACAGCGTCGGGGTCGAGGCCATGAAGTCGAAGCTCGACAGGACCTCGTAGAACTCGATCGCCCGGGCCTCGCGGTCGATCTCGCGCACCGCCAGTCCCATCGCGACCCGCAGGAAGAACGCCTGCGGCAGCTCGAAGCGCACGCCGCGCTCGTGCAGGAAGTAGCGGTCGTAGAGGGTCTGCATGCCGAGGAAGCCGATCTGCAGGTCACGGTCCGGGCGGATGGCGGCGGTGACCCGGTCCAGGTCGAAGGTCGCGAGCTCGGGGTCGACCAGGCCGATCGCGATGGCGTGGCGCAGGTAGTCCTTCGTGTAGGGCGCGTACCGCTCGGTCATCGTCGCGTGGTCCGGGGTCTCCCGGGTGCCCGCCAGGCGCGAGACGGCTTCGGCGCGGAGCCGGTCCAGCAGCAGCCGGGACGCCACCAGGGAGTACGCGGGCTCGCGCTCCACCAGGGTGCGGGCGGCCAGGACCAGGGCCTGGGCCAGCTCGTCGGCGGTGATGCCGTCGTAGACGGTGCGGTCCAGCTCGGCGAGCACCGGCTCCGGCGCGACGTCGGCGATGCCGTCGCACGCCTCGCCGAGCACCGCGGCGACCCGGTCACGGTCCAGCGGGGTCCGGCTGCCGTCGGGCCCGGTGACGTGCACGACCGGTGCGTCCGACGCGCGGTCCCCGCCGTCGCGTTCCCGGGCCCGTGCCTGCTGCTCGCGGTAGAGCACGTAGGAACGGGCGACCTTGTGGTGGCCGCCGCGCATCAGGGCGAGCTCGACCTGGTCCTGGATCTGCTCGACGTGCACGGCGTGCGCCGGGTGCCGGGTCAGCGCCGCGACGACCTGGTCGGTCAGCCCGGCCACGAGGTGGTGCAGCCGCGATGACGTCGCGCCCGAGTCCCCCTCGACCGCCAGGAACGCCTTGGTCGTCGCCACCGAGATCTTCGTGGCGTCGAACCCGGTCTCGGAGCCGTCGCGCCGGATGACGCGCAGGGTCGGGGGTGCTGTTGCCGGTGCAGCGGTGGAAGCCGTCACGGGCTCTCTCCTCGCGAGTCGCCGTCGCCTCCGGGGCGGGCGCGGTGCGAGGAGGCGGCGGGTCGGCGTGTCGTCGGCGGCCCACCGCACCCTGGCGCCGTCCCACGAGGCCCCGGAGCAGCGCGCACCGGTCGGTACGCGCACCGGTGGCAGGTCTTCGGACTCACGGGCGCACTGCTCACACCTACTGGCTGTCGCTTCCCGGGATCACTCCCAGTGCTGTTGACGGCGGTCGTTCCCGTTCACCGCTGCGGGGCAGTCCCGGATTCCCACCGGGTTCCCTCTTGCCTCACCGGCCCGTGCGGGCCGGTGAACCACCAGCGCTCCGGACACTACATCTGGTGCTTCAGTGCACGCGAGCCCCCTATCGGTTCCGGATTCGGCGCTCGCCGGGTCACGCACGGTGAACATCGCCGGGTCACCGGCCCGGCGGTCCCTTCCGCCCACCGGGCCACCCCGATACCGTCGGCCATACTGTTGCCATAGATGTGCAGGAGAGTGCGATGACCTTCGGAGCCGACCTCGACGCCGCGCACTGGCTGCGCCGGTGGGACGCCCAGCAGGAGCGCTACGTCCCCGACCGCGAGGAGCTGTTCGCGCTGGCGCTCGACGTCGTGGCCCGGCTCGCCGGCACGCCCGGACGGGTGCTCGACCTGGCCTGCGGGCCCGGGTCGTTCGCGGCCCGCGCGGCGGCGCGCTGGAGCGGGGCCGAGGTGGTCGGCGTCGACGTCGACCCGGTCATGCTGGAGCTGGCCCGGCGGACCACCGGTGAGCGCGTCCACTGGGTCGACGCCGACCTGTCGGGTCCGGGGTGGGTCGCGGCCGTCGGCGGGCCGTTCGACGCGGCCGTGTCGGCGACGGCGCTGCACTGGCTGCCGGAGACCGCGCTGCCCGACCTCGCGGCCCGGCTCGCCTCGGTGCTGCGCCCCGGCGGGGTGTTCGTCGACGTCGACACCCTGCTCGCCGATCCGGCCGCACCCCGGCTCGCCGCGCTCACCCTGGAGCTGCGGCACGAACGGACCGACCGCGGCCTGGTGACCGGCGAGGACTTCCGCACCTGGTGGGACGCCCTGGCGGACGAGCCCGGGCTGGACGGGCTGTTCGCCGAGCGCGCGCGGCGCTTCGCGGACCGGCCCACCGGTGGCTCGTCGCTGCGGGCCTGGGAGGACGCGCTGCGGGGCGCCGGGTTCGTCGAGGTGGCGACCCTGACCCAGGTGTTCGACCGGCGGACGCTGGTCGCGATCCGCTGACGCTCAACCGGCCGCGCGGCCCTCCTCGGAGGCGCGCAGCCCGGGGACGAACACGTGCGGGTCGAGGGCCGGTGGCCGCGGTGCAGCACCCGGCCCGCCCGCGCGGACCCATGCGGCGACGGCGTCGGTGGCCGTCGCGTCGAGCACGGCGCGCAGCCATACCGGCCGCGCCCCGGCGCGGCGGGCGCCCGGTGCCGGCGCCACCACCACGACGTCGGAGTCCGCGCACGGGCCCAGGCACTCGCTCGTCCGGAACCGGGCGTGCCCCGCCGCGCCGCCGGCGAGCCGGTCGAGCAGTGCGTCGTGGTGGGCGCGTTCGAGGTCCGGGTGCTTGCGGCCGGAGCCGCAGCAGCAGCCCCGGCAGACGGTGACGGCGGGGAGCGCGGACATGGCCCGACCCTACGTCACGACTGACGGACTGTTCAGGTGTCGGGGATGTCCGCGGCGACGACGAGGTACCCGGCGTTCGGTCGTACCGCCTCCCCGCGTCGCTCACCCCGTCGCGACCGGATCGGGTGTCGGGAGGACCCGGCCGTCGGCGACGGTCACCACCCGGTCCGCCGCGGACACCGCCACCGGATCGTGGCTCACGAGCACGACGGCGAGCCCGTCGCCGCACGCCCGGCGCAGCTCGGCCAGCACCAGCGCGCGGTGCTCGGCGTCGAGCGCCGAGGTCGCCTCGTCGGCGACCAGCACGGCGGGCCGCGCCAGCAGCGCCCGCGCCACCGACGCCCGCTGCAGCTGCCCGCCCGACAGCCCGCCCGGCCGCCGCGCCGCGACGTCCCGGGCCACCCCGAGCCGTGCCAGCAGGGCGGCGGCGTCGGCGTGCGCGCCGGCGCGGGACCGGCCGTGCAGCAGCACCCCCGGCCGCGCGACCTGGTCCAGCACCGGGCGGTGGTCGAGGAACGCCGACCGGCAGTCCTGGTGGACGTACTGCACCGGACGCCGGGTGCCGGCGCCGTCGACCCGCACCGTGCCCGCGGACGGCACCAGCCCGGCCAGCGCGCGCCCGAGCGTCGTCTTGCCCGCCCCGGACGGCCCGACGACGGCGACGAGCTCACCCGCGGCGACGTCCAGGTCCACCCCGGTCAGCAGGTCGACCCCGCCCGCGGTCCGCACGCCCAGTCCGCGCACCGCGAGACGGGCCGGTGCCCCCTCGGCGTCCCCGCGCGTGTCCGGCCCCGCCGCCGTCGCGGGGAGGTCGGCCGCGTCCCCGCGGGCGGTGACCCGGCCGCGGTCGAGGGCCACGAACCCGACCGGCGCGCGGTCGCCGAGTGCGTCGTCGAGGCGGCGCACGGAGTCGAGGTCGTGGGTCAGCAGCACCAGCGCCGTACCCCCGGCGGCGAGCGTCGCGAGCCGGTCGACCACCGCGCGGGTCGTGGCCGGGTCGAGGCCGGTCGTCGGCTCGTCCAGCACGATCACGGCCGGCGCGGTGACCAGGGTCAGGGCCAGCGCCATCCGCTGCTGCTGCCCACCGGAGAGCTGGTGCGGGAACCGCGTCGCGAGCTGCGGCTCGTCGCCGAGCCCGGCCCGGTCCAGCGCGTGCCGGACGGCGGCGGCCCGCGCGTCGCGGGCGGCCCGGCCACGGCCGTGCACGGTCGCGGCGAGCTCGTCGAGGACCGGGCCGGCCCGGCGCACCGGGTCCAGCACGATCCCCGGGTGCTGCGGCAGGTGCCCGACCCGCCCGGCCCGCGCCGCCCGGACGGCCCGCGGATCCGGCCCGACGAGCTCGGTGCCCGCAACGCGCACC is a window from the Pseudonocardia sp. HH130629-09 genome containing:
- a CDS encoding class I SAM-dependent methyltransferase, coding for MTFGADLDAAHWLRRWDAQQERYVPDREELFALALDVVARLAGTPGRVLDLACGPGSFAARAAARWSGAEVVGVDVDPVMLELARRTTGERVHWVDADLSGPGWVAAVGGPFDAAVSATALHWLPETALPDLAARLASVLRPGGVFVDVDTLLADPAAPRLAALTLELRHERTDRGLVTGEDFRTWWDALADEPGLDGLFAERARRFADRPTGGSSLRAWEDALRGAGFVEVATLTQVFDRRTLVAIR
- a CDS encoding ABC transporter ATP-binding protein, translated to MSGGDAPVLEVRGLGATTADGAVLLDGVDLALDAGRVLAVVGPSGAGKSTLGLALLGEAATGVRPTGSVRVAGTELVGPDPRAVRAARAGRVGHLPQHPGIVLDPVRRAGPVLDELAATVHGRGRAARDARAAAVRHALDRAGLGDEPQLATRFPHQLSGGQQQRMALALTLVTAPAVIVLDEPTTGLDPATTRAVVDRLATLAAGGTALVLLTHDLDSVRRLDDALGDRAPVGFVALDRGRVTARGDAADLPATAAGPDTRGDAEGAPARLAVRGLGVRTAGGVDLLTGVDLDVAAGELVAVVGPSGAGKTTLGRALAGLVPSAGTVRVDGAGTRRPVQYVHQDCRSAFLDHRPVLDQVARPGVLLHGRSRAGAHADAAALLARLGVARDVAARRPGGLSGGQLQRASVARALLARPAVLVADEATSALDAEHRALVLAELRRACGDGLAVVLVSHDPVAVSAADRVVTVADGRVLPTPDPVATG
- a CDS encoding ribonucleotide-diphosphate reductase subunit beta — translated: MSTPTTDRHTGADTSGLGEIARGAAPIDADDKRMINARADVNQLLPLKYTWAWEKYLAGCANHWMPTEVAMQADIALWRSPGGLTDDERLMLTRNLGFFATAESLVANNIVLAVYRHLTNPECRQYLLRQSFEEAVHTHTFQYVCESLGLDEGELFNAYRTVPSITEKDAWALRYTQALSDPDFRTGTPENDRAFLRDLVAFYVVFEGMWFYTGFAQILALGRRNKMVGIAEQYQYILRDESIHLNFGIDCINQIKIENPHLWTAGFVAEIRTMLWEACELEVAYARDTMPRGMLGLTAESCERYLRFITDRRAEQIGLAPLFGEPENPFPWMSEAMDLRKEKNFFETRVTEYRTGGSLDWD